The Clostridioides difficile genome has a segment encoding these proteins:
- a CDS encoding PTS sugar transporter subunit IIB, whose product MSNIALTRIDDRLIHGQVITAWCKITSAKRIVIVDDLVVKDPFIVQVLQMAAPSTVKVEVHDIESGAEVLKSYDGNENLIVLVKYPKTVLGLVNNGVDLKELNVGGMGAGLGRKSFYKNISVSDEEKEIFKELIAKNVKCFIQIVPDAKKIDVGTLL is encoded by the coding sequence ATGAGCAATATAGCATTAACAAGAATTGATGATAGATTAATACATGGTCAAGTTATCACTGCTTGGTGTAAGATTACATCAGCAAAGAGAATAGTGATAGTAGATGATTTAGTTGTAAAAGACCCATTTATAGTTCAAGTCTTACAAATGGCAGCACCTTCAACTGTTAAGGTTGAAGTGCATGATATAGAATCAGGTGCTGAGGTTTTAAAATCATATGATGGAAATGAGAATTTAATAGTATTAGTTAAATATCCTAAAACTGTTTTGGGTCTAGTAAATAATGGAGTAGATTTAAAAGAGTTAAATGTTGGGGGTATGGGAGCTGGTCTTGGAAGAAAAAGTTTTTATAAGAATATATCAGTATCAGATGAAGAAAAAGAGATATTTAAGGAATTAATAGCAAAGAATGTTAAGTGTTTTATACAAATAGTTCCAGATGCAAAGAAAATTGATGTAGGAACACTATTGTAA
- a CDS encoding PTS sugar transporter subunit IIC, whose amino-acid sequence MQISLIQAVLIAIFYYLSWSPWLTYVGFFTWNRPLLAGFVTGIILGDPVQGAIIGAGINMIYLGFISAGGAQMGDPAFAGYVGTALAIASNLDVSTAMAIAVPLGTVATVLWIGKMTVNSFFAHWADREVQKGNIDKVAFINIVPPQILLFVMSFIPALLVVYFGPNAIDGMLEVMNDNVLHVFNVIGAMLPALGIAMNLKLIGNKFTMPFFILGILMAVYFKVDIIVISVIGVILALTITSIKYGKDGATS is encoded by the coding sequence ATGCAAATTTCACTAATTCAAGCAGTTTTAATAGCAATTTTTTATTATCTTTCTTGGAGTCCATGGCTAACTTATGTTGGATTTTTTACATGGAATAGACCTTTATTAGCTGGATTTGTAACAGGAATTATACTAGGAGACCCAGTTCAAGGAGCAATTATAGGTGCAGGTATAAATATGATATATTTAGGATTCATATCAGCAGGAGGGGCTCAAATGGGAGACCCAGCTTTTGCAGGATATGTGGGAACTGCTTTAGCTATAGCATCTAATTTGGATGTAAGTACTGCAATGGCAATAGCTGTTCCATTAGGTACTGTTGCAACTGTACTTTGGATAGGCAAAATGACAGTAAATTCTTTTTTTGCACACTGGGCAGATAGAGAGGTTCAAAAAGGTAATATAGATAAAGTAGCATTTATAAATATAGTTCCACCTCAGATACTATTATTTGTAATGAGTTTTATACCCGCATTATTAGTTGTTTATTTTGGACCAAATGCAATAGATGGGATGTTAGAAGTAATGAATGATAATGTATTACATGTATTCAATGTAATTGGAGCTATGTTACCAGCACTAGGAATTGCTATGAACCTAAAATTAATTGGAAATAAGTTTACTATGCCATTTTTCATATTAGGTATATTAATGGCTGTTTATTTTAAAGTAGATATAATAGTAATATCTGTTATTGGAGTAATACTTGCTCTTACAATTACTTCAATTAAATATGGAAAAGATGGAGCGACATCTTAA
- a CDS encoding PTS sugar transporter subunit IIA yields MAGIIIAAHGNMAKAMLESAELIVGKQEKVETLGLNHGDSIDEFSRKLESGIEKYKDEGILVLLDFYGGTPFNTSAVIINKFAKECELECLTGVNLPMLLELFLNRDTMKLKDLKNLCEEVGVSGIKDVKAALKI; encoded by the coding sequence ATGGCAGGAATAATTATAGCTGCACATGGGAATATGGCTAAAGCAATGTTGGAAAGTGCTGAATTAATAGTAGGGAAACAAGAAAAAGTAGAAACTTTAGGATTAAACCATGGTGACAGTATAGATGAGTTTAGTAGAAAATTAGAAAGTGGAATTGAAAAATATAAAGATGAAGGTATTTTAGTATTACTTGATTTTTATGGAGGGACTCCTTTCAATACATCTGCTGTTATAATAAATAAATTTGCTAAGGAATGTGAATTGGAATGTTTAACAGGTGTAAATTTACCTATGCTTTTAGAGCTGTTTTTAAACAGAGATACTATGAAGTTAAAAGATTTAAAAAATTTATGTGAAGAAGTTGGAGTTTCAGGAATAAAGGATGTAAAAGCAGCTTTAAAGATATAA